In one window of Cellulophaga sp. HaHa_2_95 DNA:
- a CDS encoding sigma-54-dependent Fis family transcriptional regulator: MESVQATKQRFEIIGNDLKLNRAIEKAIQVAPTDISVLVTGESGVGKEAIPKIIHSLSHRKHAKYIAVNCGAIPEGTIDSELFGHEKGAFTGATATRSGYFEVADGGTIFLDEVGELPLTTQVRLLRVLENGEFLKVGSSQVQKTNVRIVAATNVNMFDAIKKEKFREDLYYRLSTVEIALPPLRERKEDIHLLFRKFASDFGQKYKMPTIRLEDNAVELLLKYRWPGNIRQLRNIAEQTSVLEENRTISAATLNGYLPNFGGSNLPAIVDKQKKDGDFSNEREILYKVLFDMKADLNDLKKLTLELLKNNDSEEVQKDNENLIRKIYGKHDDDDFSNETEEENELLHLPEPQTESNYTKPIVEDKYHFAEEIEVEETLSLQEKEIELITKSLERNKGKRKAAAAELGISERTLYRKIKQYDL, from the coding sequence ATGGAATCAGTACAAGCAACAAAACAACGATTTGAAATCATTGGTAACGACTTAAAACTTAATCGTGCTATAGAAAAAGCAATACAAGTTGCGCCTACAGATATTTCTGTATTAGTTACCGGTGAAAGTGGTGTTGGTAAAGAAGCTATTCCTAAAATTATACATTCACTCTCTCACAGAAAACACGCTAAATATATTGCTGTGAACTGCGGAGCAATCCCAGAAGGAACTATTGATAGCGAACTTTTTGGCCACGAAAAAGGGGCTTTTACAGGAGCAACAGCTACACGTAGCGGGTATTTTGAAGTTGCCGATGGCGGAACCATCTTTTTAGATGAAGTTGGAGAACTTCCTTTAACTACTCAGGTACGCTTACTTCGAGTACTAGAAAATGGTGAATTTTTAAAAGTAGGGTCTTCGCAAGTTCAAAAAACAAATGTGCGAATAGTTGCAGCTACAAACGTTAATATGTTTGACGCCATAAAAAAAGAAAAGTTCCGTGAAGATTTATATTACCGTTTAAGTACGGTAGAAATTGCACTTCCGCCACTTAGAGAACGTAAAGAAGACATACACTTACTATTCAGAAAGTTTGCATCAGATTTTGGGCAGAAATACAAAATGCCCACCATCCGTTTAGAAGATAATGCAGTAGAACTTTTGCTAAAATACCGCTGGCCGGGTAACATCCGCCAATTGCGAAATATTGCAGAACAAACTTCTGTATTGGAAGAAAACAGAACTATTTCTGCTGCCACCTTAAATGGCTACTTACCTAATTTTGGGGGCTCTAATCTTCCTGCTATAGTAGACAAACAGAAAAAAGACGGCGATTTTAGCAATGAACGAGAAATACTCTACAAAGTATTATTTGACATGAAGGCCGATCTGAATGATCTAAAAAAACTAACCCTAGAGCTACTTAAAAACAACGATAGCGAAGAGGTACAGAAAGACAATGAAAACCTCATACGTAAAATATATGGCAAACATGATGATGATGATTTCTCTAATGAAACAGAAGAAGAGAATGAATTGCTTCATCTCCCCGAACCACAAACAGAAAGCAATTACACAAAACCTATAGTAGAGGACAAATACCACTTTGCAGAAGAAATTGAAGTAGAAGAAACCCTATCTTTACAAGAAAAAGAGATTGAATTAATTACTAAATCTCTGGAACGAAATAAAGGGAAAAGAAAAGCTGCGGCAGCAGAACTGGGTATCTCTGAACGTACTTTATACCGTAAGATCAAACAATACGATCTGTAA
- the groL gene encoding chaperonin GroEL (60 kDa chaperone family; promotes refolding of misfolded polypeptides especially under stressful conditions; forms two stacked rings of heptamers to form a barrel-shaped 14mer; ends can be capped by GroES; misfolded proteins enter the barrel where they are refolded when GroES binds), translated as MAKDIKFDIDARDGLKRGVDALANAVKVTLGPKGRNVIISKSFGAPAVTKDGVTVAKEIELADPLENMGAQMVKEVASKTNDLAGDGTTTATVLAQAIVKEGLKNVAAGANPMDLKRGIDKAVEAIVEDLAKQAKKVGDSSDKIKQVASISANNDETIGELIAKAFGKVGKEGVITVEEAKGTDTYVDVVEGMQFDRGYLSPYFVTDSEKMVSELENPYILLFDKKISSMKDILPVLEPVAQSGKPLLIIAEDVDGEALATLVVNKLRGSLKIAAVKAPGFGDRRKAMLEDIAILTGGTVISEERGFSLENASLDLLGTCEKISIDKDNTTIVNGAGVAKDIKGRVNQIKAQIESTTSDYDKEKLQERLAKLSGGVAVLYVGAASEVEMKEKKDRVDDALHATRAAVEEGIVAGGGVALVRAKAVLAKLKAENADEETGMQIVARAIEAPLRTIVENAGGEGSVVVSKVLEGKGDFGYDAKAEVYTDMMKAGIIDPKKVTRVALENAASVAGMILTTECALIDIKEEAPAGPPMGGGMPGMM; from the coding sequence ATGGCAAAAGATATAAAGTTTGATATAGATGCACGTGACGGACTAAAAAGAGGCGTTGATGCACTTGCAAATGCAGTAAAAGTAACTTTAGGACCTAAAGGTAGAAACGTAATTATCAGTAAATCTTTTGGTGCTCCTGCAGTAACTAAAGATGGTGTTACCGTAGCTAAAGAAATAGAATTAGCAGATCCTCTTGAAAACATGGGAGCTCAAATGGTTAAAGAAGTTGCTTCTAAAACCAACGATTTAGCTGGTGATGGTACTACTACCGCTACAGTTTTAGCACAAGCTATCGTAAAAGAAGGATTAAAAAATGTTGCTGCCGGCGCTAATCCAATGGATTTAAAAAGAGGGATTGACAAGGCTGTTGAAGCTATCGTAGAAGACCTAGCTAAGCAAGCCAAAAAAGTAGGTGATTCTTCTGATAAAATAAAACAAGTAGCTTCAATTTCTGCTAACAATGACGAAACTATTGGTGAGTTAATCGCTAAAGCTTTTGGAAAAGTTGGTAAAGAAGGGGTTATTACTGTTGAAGAAGCTAAAGGAACTGATACTTATGTTGATGTTGTTGAAGGAATGCAGTTTGATAGAGGATACCTTTCTCCTTACTTCGTTACCGATTCAGAAAAAATGGTTTCTGAATTAGAGAATCCTTATATTTTACTTTTTGATAAGAAAATTTCTTCTATGAAAGATATTCTTCCTGTTTTAGAGCCAGTTGCTCAATCAGGAAAGCCTCTTTTAATTATTGCAGAAGATGTTGACGGAGAAGCATTAGCCACTTTAGTAGTTAACAAACTAAGAGGTTCTTTAAAAATTGCCGCTGTTAAAGCTCCAGGTTTTGGAGACAGAAGAAAAGCTATGCTTGAAGATATTGCTATCTTAACTGGTGGTACAGTAATCTCTGAAGAAAGAGGTTTCTCTCTTGAAAACGCTTCATTAGATTTATTAGGTACTTGTGAAAAAATATCTATTGATAAAGACAACACAACGATCGTTAATGGTGCTGGTGTTGCTAAAGATATTAAAGGAAGAGTAAATCAAATTAAAGCTCAAATTGAGTCTACCACTTCTGATTACGACAAAGAAAAATTACAAGAACGTTTAGCTAAACTTTCTGGTGGTGTTGCTGTTCTTTATGTAGGTGCTGCTTCTGAAGTAGAAATGAAAGAGAAAAAAGATAGAGTTGATGATGCATTGCATGCAACTAGAGCTGCTGTTGAAGAAGGTATCGTTGCCGGTGGTGGTGTTGCTCTTGTTCGTGCAAAAGCTGTTCTTGCTAAACTAAAAGCTGAAAATGCTGACGAAGAAACAGGAATGCAAATTGTAGCTAGAGCTATTGAAGCTCCATTACGTACTATCGTTGAAAATGCAGGTGGCGAAGGATCTGTTGTTGTTTCTAAAGTATTAGAAGGCAAAGGCGACTTTGGTTACGATGCAAAAGCTGAAGTTTATACAGATATGATGAAAGCTGGTATTATTGATCCTAAGAAAGTAACTAGAGTTGCATTAGAAAATGCTGCTTCTGTTGCTGGTATGATCTTAACTACGGAGTGCGCTTTAATCGATATTAAAGAAGAAGCTCCTGCAGGCCCACCAATGGGTGGCGGTATGCCAGGAATGATGTAG
- the groES gene encoding co-chaperone GroES, with protein sequence MAKVNIKPLADRVLIEPMAAETKTASGLYIPDTAKEKPQKGKVVAVGPGTKDELVTVKVGDTVLYGKYAGTELKLEGTDFLMMRESDILAII encoded by the coding sequence ATGGCTAAAGTTAATATTAAACCATTGGCAGATAGAGTGCTTATTGAACCAATGGCAGCTGAAACAAAAACTGCTTCTGGACTTTATATTCCGGATACTGCAAAAGAAAAACCTCAAAAAGGAAAAGTTGTTGCAGTTGGTCCTGGAACTAAAGACGAGCTTGTTACTGTTAAAGTTGGCGACACTGTTCTTTATGGTAAATATGCAGGTACTGAGCTTAAATTAGAAGGTACTGACTTTTTAATGATGCGTGAAAGCGACATTTTAGCAATTATATAA
- the secG gene encoding preprotein translocase subunit SecG, which produces MSTFTIFLILIIIVSLLLMLVIMVQNPKGGGLSSTLGGGGSQVVGGVKKTGDFLDKSTWTLATLLIVLILLSNISLKENYAATDSKLLQGGEIENTVPDTLPDPISTPDSE; this is translated from the coding sequence ATGAGCACGTTTACAATATTCTTAATCCTTATAATCATTGTGAGTCTTTTATTGATGCTGGTTATAATGGTACAAAACCCAAAAGGCGGAGGATTATCTTCAACTTTAGGAGGTGGTGGTAGCCAAGTAGTTGGTGGAGTTAAAAAGACTGGAGACTTTTTAGACAAAAGTACTTGGACTCTTGCAACGTTACTTATCGTATTAATTCTATTATCAAACATTTCTTTGAAAGAGAATTATGCAGCAACAGATTCTAAACTTTTACAAGGTGGTGAGATAGAAAATACGGTTCCTGATACGTTACCAGATCCTATTTCTACTCCTGATTCAGAATAA
- a CDS encoding class I SAM-dependent methyltransferase, with amino-acid sequence MKEEENQSNKKRWPTKAVMAQIYEEHLWGGQEFDFYSGEGSHDEAIITPYIKEVSAFLKSFDKPLVVCDVGCGDFNIGKQLLAYAYKYIAVDIVPALIERNKIKFKDDKLSFLCLDICKEDLPVADCIFVRQVLQHLSNSEIQSFLSKLKSYKYVVLTEHVPLGNFVPNKDMVTSMGNRVKKNSGVAILEPPFNFKALTSYVLVQVVLKDANSIQTVVYQNF; translated from the coding sequence ATGAAAGAAGAAGAAAATCAATCGAATAAAAAAAGATGGCCAACTAAGGCTGTTATGGCTCAGATTTATGAAGAACATTTGTGGGGGGGTCAAGAGTTTGATTTTTATTCCGGTGAAGGTTCTCATGATGAAGCGATTATTACACCTTATATAAAGGAGGTATCGGCGTTTTTAAAATCTTTTGATAAACCGCTTGTGGTTTGTGATGTGGGTTGTGGCGATTTTAATATTGGAAAGCAACTCTTAGCCTATGCCTATAAGTATATTGCTGTAGATATTGTTCCTGCTTTAATTGAAAGGAATAAAATAAAATTTAAGGATGATAAATTAAGTTTCTTATGTTTAGATATCTGTAAAGAAGATTTGCCTGTGGCCGATTGTATTTTTGTGAGGCAAGTGTTGCAGCATCTTTCCAATTCTGAAATCCAATCTTTTCTGTCTAAGCTAAAAAGTTATAAATATGTGGTGCTTACAGAACATGTTCCGCTAGGAAATTTTGTGCCCAATAAAGATATGGTAACCAGTATGGGGAACCGTGTTAAGAAAAATAGTGGTGTAGCTATTTTGGAACCCCCATTTAACTTTAAGGCTTTAACTTCCTATGTATTGGTACAGGTTGTTTTGAAAGATGCTAATAGCATCCAAACCGTGGTGTATCAAAATTTTTAA
- the lptE gene encoding LptE family protein — MKKISYLIAILFTALSLNGCGIYNFTGGDVGDAKTYEVRLFQNYAAQSPGSTFEPGLDRDFTRELQDLILNQTSLDLVSSGGDLVYEGEITEYRITPMTATANQTSAQNRLTMTVTVRFFNNKKEDVDFDQRFSFFYDYGATTSYSSIKSTALEEIYERITQDIFNASLADW; from the coding sequence TTGAAAAAAATAAGCTACTTAATTGCAATTCTATTTACAGCATTGAGCTTAAATGGATGTGGTATTTACAACTTTACAGGGGGTGATGTTGGAGACGCAAAAACCTATGAAGTGCGTTTATTTCAGAATTATGCTGCCCAGAGTCCAGGATCTACCTTTGAACCAGGTTTAGATCGTGACTTCACTAGAGAGTTACAAGATTTAATCTTAAACCAAACTAGCCTAGATTTAGTTTCTTCTGGTGGTGATTTGGTGTATGAAGGAGAGATTACAGAATACAGAATTACTCCAATGACCGCTACCGCAAATCAAACCTCTGCACAAAACCGACTAACGATGACGGTAACTGTTCGGTTCTTCAACAATAAAAAAGAAGACGTAGATTTTGATCAACGTTTTTCTTTCTTTTATGATTATGGCGCAACCACAAGCTATAGTTCCATAAAATCAACAGCTCTAGAAGAAATCTATGAGCGTATCACTCAAGATATTTTCAACGCATCATTAGCAGATTGGTAA
- a CDS encoding LVIVD repeat-containing protein, whose translation MKTTLKIVLFIVAIGFIACDDKEDEKYADYLVAKPLTISKEEFKTGVAILPPKFIEESGKIYAYENYIFINDKYQGVHVIDNKNPEAPEKIAYIKIPGNVDISVKGDYLFADSLTDLVVLDISNITAIKEVNRLEDVLGSSISWPMADFYEYDNVDSENEIVIGWETVSEPRLISEYEARFMGDIMFDAITNSASVGQGGSLARFKIVEDYLYAVDSHTINVFDIVNLESPKTLESVFAGFDIETIFNRGSYLFLGSKSGMYIYDISSPSIPQFVSEFQHGTACDPVVVDDKYAYVTLRGGNSCGATESGLFVIDIQDIENPTLLKSYEMEEPYGLGLKDNLLFVCDGKAGLKVYDKTNVENLDALNHFKDIITFDVIPLENSLLMVGDDVLYQYQYQESAVTLLSTFSLR comes from the coding sequence ATGAAAACAACTTTAAAAATAGTACTTTTTATAGTAGCAATTGGATTTATAGCCTGTGATGATAAAGAAGATGAGAAATATGCAGATTATCTTGTGGCAAAGCCTTTGACTATTTCTAAGGAAGAATTTAAAACGGGAGTAGCGATTTTGCCGCCTAAGTTTATAGAAGAATCTGGAAAAATCTATGCCTATGAAAATTATATTTTTATCAATGATAAGTATCAAGGTGTTCATGTAATTGATAATAAAAATCCTGAGGCACCAGAAAAAATCGCTTACATAAAAATTCCTGGTAATGTTGATATTTCTGTTAAGGGTGACTATTTGTTTGCAGATAGTTTAACAGACTTGGTAGTTCTTGATATTTCTAATATCACTGCCATTAAAGAAGTAAATAGATTGGAAGATGTTTTAGGGAGTTCTATTAGTTGGCCTATGGCCGATTTTTATGAATATGATAACGTAGATTCTGAAAATGAGATCGTAATAGGATGGGAAACAGTATCGGAACCAAGGCTCATATCAGAATATGAAGCGCGTTTTATGGGTGATATTATGTTTGATGCGATAACCAATAGTGCTTCGGTAGGTCAGGGAGGCTCTTTAGCACGTTTCAAAATTGTAGAAGATTATTTATATGCAGTAGATAGTCATACCATCAATGTTTTTGATATTGTAAATTTAGAAAGTCCTAAAACGCTAGAAAGTGTTTTTGCAGGTTTTGATATTGAAACAATTTTTAATCGCGGAAGCTATTTATTTCTAGGCAGTAAGAGTGGTATGTATATCTACGATATTTCTTCGCCAAGTATACCACAATTTGTTTCAGAATTTCAACATGGTACCGCTTGTGATCCTGTAGTGGTAGATGATAAGTATGCTTACGTGACCCTGCGTGGAGGTAATTCTTGTGGAGCAACAGAAAGCGGATTGTTTGTTATTGACATTCAAGATATTGAAAATCCAACACTTTTAAAATCTTATGAGATGGAAGAACCGTATGGTTTGGGTCTAAAAGATAATCTGCTATTTGTATGTGATGGTAAGGCAGGATTAAAGGTGTATGATAAAACTAATGTTGAAAATTTAGACGCACTAAATCATTTTAAAGATATCATTACTTTTGATGTTATTCCGCTGGAAAATAGCCTTTTAATGGTTGGTGACGATGTTTTGTATCAATACCAATATCAAGAAAGTGCTGTAACTTTATTAAGTACGTTTTCTTTGCGATAA
- the miaB gene encoding tRNA (N6-isopentenyl adenosine(37)-C2)-methylthiotransferase MiaB, translated as MEKIMNEENQGQSIALDKITGNTRKLYIESYGCAMNFSDSEVVASILSKEGFDTTQILEEADLVLVNTCSIREKAELTVRKRLEKFNAVKKTRPHMKVGVLGCMAERLKSKFLEEEKIVDMVVGPDAYKDLPNLIQEIDEGRDAVNVILSKEETYGDISPVRLQSNGVSAFVSITRGCDNMCTFCVVPFTRGRERSREPQSILKEIQDLHDKNFKEITLLGQNVDSYLWYGGGLKKEFEKATDMQKATAVNFSALLDTVAKKFPKMRIRFSTSNPQDMTLDVIETVAKHKNICNHIHLPVQSGSNRILKEMNRLHTIEEYIALIDNIRRILPDCAISQDMISGFPTETEEDHQATLDVLKRVQYDFGYMYSYSERPGTMAARKLEDDVPEEVKKRRLAEIIAVQRENGHIKTRQHLGKIEEVLIEGSSKKSDQDWMGRNSQNAVVIFAKGNYTIGDLVRVKITDCTSATLLGEAIELADN; from the coding sequence ATGGAGAAAATTATGAATGAAGAAAACCAAGGACAATCTATTGCTCTTGATAAAATTACTGGAAATACTCGCAAACTTTATATTGAAAGTTACGGGTGCGCCATGAATTTTTCTGACAGTGAGGTTGTTGCTTCAATTCTTTCTAAAGAAGGATTTGATACTACTCAAATTTTAGAAGAAGCAGATCTTGTTTTAGTGAATACCTGTTCTATTCGAGAAAAAGCAGAGCTTACTGTTCGTAAGCGTTTAGAAAAATTCAATGCTGTAAAAAAAACACGCCCTCATATGAAGGTGGGTGTTTTAGGTTGTATGGCAGAGCGCTTAAAGAGTAAATTTCTTGAAGAAGAAAAGATTGTAGATATGGTTGTAGGCCCAGACGCCTACAAAGACCTGCCTAATTTAATCCAAGAGATTGATGAGGGTAGAGATGCCGTGAATGTAATTTTATCTAAAGAAGAAACTTATGGAGACATAAGTCCAGTTCGCTTACAAAGTAATGGTGTAAGCGCATTTGTATCTATCACGAGAGGATGCGATAACATGTGTACTTTTTGCGTAGTTCCTTTTACTCGCGGACGTGAACGAAGCAGAGAACCACAATCTATCTTAAAAGAGATTCAAGACCTTCATGATAAAAACTTCAAAGAGATTACACTTTTAGGACAAAACGTAGATAGTTACCTATGGTACGGTGGCGGCTTAAAAAAAGAGTTTGAAAAAGCAACAGACATGCAAAAAGCAACGGCTGTAAATTTTTCTGCCCTTTTGGATACCGTAGCGAAAAAATTTCCGAAAATGCGAATTCGCTTTTCTACCTCTAATCCTCAAGATATGACACTTGATGTTATTGAAACTGTCGCAAAGCACAAAAACATCTGTAACCATATTCATTTACCGGTACAAAGTGGCAGTAACCGCATTTTAAAAGAAATGAATCGATTACACACTATCGAAGAATATATAGCGCTCATTGATAATATTAGAAGAATTTTACCAGATTGCGCCATATCACAAGATATGATTTCTGGTTTCCCTACAGAAACAGAAGAAGACCACCAAGCAACACTTGATGTTCTAAAACGCGTACAGTATGATTTTGGATATATGTACTCTTACTCAGAACGTCCTGGAACCATGGCTGCACGTAAATTAGAAGATGATGTTCCTGAGGAAGTAAAAAAGAGACGTCTTGCAGAAATAATTGCCGTTCAAAGAGAAAACGGACATATAAAAACCAGACAACATTTAGGTAAAATTGAAGAAGTTTTAATTGAAGGTTCCTCAAAAAAATCGGACCAAGATTGGATGGGAAGAAATTCTCAAAATGCCGTAGTAATTTTCGCTAAAGGAAATTACACTATAGGCGATTTAGTACGCGTAAAAATAACCGATTGCACCTCTGCTACTTTACTTGGCGAGGCTATTGAACTAGCAGATAATTAA
- a CDS encoding heavy-metal-associated domain-containing protein, which yields MKKIILTAVVVLMATISYAQDKNKKMTFDVNGKCGMCKERIEKAALGVKGVKFATWDIPSHQLSVIMDENKTDAMKIKTAIVAVGHDTKELKATDEAYNSVHPCCLYREDNSDDSGHH from the coding sequence ATGAAAAAAATAATTTTAACAGCAGTGGTGGTTTTGATGGCTACTATTAGTTACGCTCAAGACAAGAATAAGAAAATGACTTTTGATGTAAACGGAAAGTGTGGAATGTGTAAAGAGCGCATTGAAAAAGCGGCCCTTGGCGTAAAAGGCGTGAAGTTTGCTACTTGGGACATTCCATCGCATCAATTATCGGTTATTATGGATGAGAATAAAACAGATGCTATGAAGATAAAAACGGCAATAGTGGCTGTTGGCCATGATACTAAAGAATTGAAAGCAACGGATGAGGCTTACAATAGCGTACATCCTTGTTGTTTGTATCGCGAAGATAATTCTGATGATTCTGGTCATCATTAA
- the topA gene encoding type I DNA topoisomerase, with the protein MAKNLVIVESPAKAKTIEKFLGKDFKVESSFGHIADLPSKELGVDVENDFEAKYIVSKDKEALVKKLKDLAKKADTIWLASDEDREGEAISWHLEQELKLDRSKTKRIVFNSITKSAIQKAIENPREINYDLVNAQQARRVLDRLVGYELSPVLWKKIKPGLSAGRVQSVAVRLIVERERDIEGFAPEAAFKITAQFKTNEGSIFSAKLNKTFTTKEEAEAFLKENMDATFAVASLDKKPAKKSPAAPFTTSTLQQEASRKLYFSVGRTMQVAQRLYEAGLITYMRTDSVNLSKEALDAAKEAIVENYGKEYSNTRNYKGKSKGAQEAHEAIRPTDMKLQNVSLERDQEKLYELIWKRTLASQMSDAQLERTNVKISCSGHNQEFTANGEVIKFDGFLKVYMEDVDDEDVAEEQEGMLPAMKKGEALINNYITATERFSRPPYRFTEASLVKKLEELGIGRPSTYAPTISTVQNRGYVEKGTIEGVERKYVQLVLENNAVATNNLTENVGSDKGKLVPTDIGMIVTDFLVSHFSGIMEYNFTAKVEEDFDEIAEGKEDWKKVMKNFYKDFHPKVIDVEENADRASGERILGKDPKSGRQVLVRLGRFGPMVQIGSSEEEEKPVFASLLPEQSLNTISFEEAMELFTLPRALGEYKGEEVLANVGRFGPYVKFGDKFISLDKGESAFDVVFERAVELIKAKELADAPVAHYEDKEVTKGTGRFGPFIKWDGMFINVNKKYDFDNLSNDDIIELIETKKQKEIDKVIHDWKEEGIRVEKARWGRHNVIKGKIKVELSKEVDATKITLKEAQAMIEKKTPKKKAKAAPKKKAAPKKKAK; encoded by the coding sequence ATGGCAAAGAATTTAGTAATCGTAGAGTCCCCTGCAAAAGCAAAAACAATAGAAAAATTTTTAGGAAAGGACTTCAAGGTAGAATCCAGTTTTGGTCATATAGCCGACTTACCTTCTAAGGAATTAGGGGTAGATGTTGAAAATGATTTTGAAGCAAAATATATAGTAAGTAAAGACAAAGAAGCTTTAGTTAAAAAACTTAAAGATTTAGCGAAAAAAGCAGATACTATATGGTTAGCGAGTGATGAGGATCGAGAGGGAGAAGCAATCTCTTGGCACTTAGAACAAGAATTAAAATTAGACAGAAGTAAAACCAAACGAATTGTTTTTAACAGTATTACAAAATCTGCAATACAAAAAGCAATAGAAAACCCTAGAGAGATTAATTATGATCTTGTAAATGCGCAACAAGCAAGAAGGGTTTTAGATAGATTGGTGGGGTACGAGTTATCTCCAGTACTTTGGAAGAAAATAAAACCAGGTCTTTCTGCGGGTAGAGTACAATCTGTTGCTGTACGTTTAATTGTAGAGCGTGAAAGAGATATAGAAGGATTTGCTCCTGAGGCAGCTTTTAAAATTACGGCACAATTTAAAACGAATGAAGGCAGTATTTTTTCAGCGAAACTGAATAAAACATTTACGACGAAAGAAGAAGCTGAGGCTTTTTTAAAGGAGAATATGGATGCTACCTTTGCTGTAGCAAGTTTAGATAAAAAACCGGCAAAAAAATCTCCTGCAGCACCTTTTACCACATCTACCTTACAACAAGAAGCATCACGTAAATTATATTTTTCAGTAGGACGAACAATGCAAGTAGCACAACGTCTATACGAAGCGGGTTTAATTACCTACATGAGAACGGATAGTGTAAACTTATCTAAGGAAGCCTTAGATGCAGCAAAAGAAGCCATTGTAGAAAATTACGGAAAAGAGTACAGTAATACCCGTAACTATAAAGGAAAAAGTAAAGGAGCACAAGAGGCGCATGAGGCTATAAGGCCAACAGATATGAAACTTCAGAATGTTTCATTAGAGCGCGATCAAGAGAAATTATATGAACTTATCTGGAAACGTACACTTGCATCACAAATGAGTGATGCGCAGTTGGAGCGTACCAATGTTAAGATTAGTTGTTCTGGACATAATCAAGAGTTTACAGCAAACGGAGAGGTGATCAAGTTTGATGGTTTCCTTAAAGTGTATATGGAAGATGTAGATGATGAAGATGTTGCTGAAGAGCAAGAAGGAATGCTTCCTGCTATGAAAAAAGGAGAAGCATTAATAAATAATTACATTACGGCTACAGAGCGTTTTAGCAGACCTCCGTATCGTTTTACAGAAGCATCACTAGTAAAGAAATTAGAAGAATTAGGTATTGGTAGACCATCTACATATGCACCTACAATTTCTACAGTTCAGAATAGAGGTTATGTGGAAAAAGGAACTATTGAAGGGGTAGAGCGTAAGTACGTGCAGTTAGTTCTTGAAAACAATGCTGTAGCGACCAACAATCTAACCGAAAACGTAGGATCCGATAAAGGAAAACTAGTGCCCACTGATATTGGGATGATTGTTACCGACTTTTTGGTAAGTCATTTCTCTGGAATTATGGAATATAATTTCACGGCTAAAGTAGAAGAAGATTTTGATGAAATAGCGGAAGGGAAAGAAGATTGGAAAAAAGTGATGAAGAACTTTTATAAAGATTTTCATCCTAAAGTAATAGATGTAGAAGAAAATGCAGATAGAGCTAGTGGAGAACGTATTTTAGGAAAAGATCCAAAATCTGGTAGACAAGTACTGGTACGTCTAGGTCGTTTTGGACCTATGGTACAAATAGGTTCTTCGGAAGAGGAAGAGAAGCCTGTATTTGCAAGTTTATTACCAGAGCAATCTTTAAATACCATATCGTTTGAGGAAGCCATGGAGCTTTTTACTTTACCAAGAGCATTGGGAGAATATAAAGGTGAAGAAGTTCTGGCTAACGTTGGAAGATTTGGCCCTTACGTTAAATTCGGAGATAAATTTATTTCTTTAGATAAAGGAGAAAGTGCTTTTGATGTGGTCTTTGAACGAGCTGTTGAGCTTATTAAGGCCAAGGAATTGGCAGATGCGCCCGTGGCTCATTATGAAGATAAAGAGGTGACAAAAGGAACAGGTCGTTTTGGCCCATTTATTAAATGGGACGGCATGTTTATCAACGTGAATAAGAAATATGATTTTGATAACCTGTCAAATGATGATATTATTGAACTTATCGAAACCAAAAAACAAAAAGAGATTGATAAGGTTATACACGATTGGAAAGAAGAAGGTATTCGTGTAGAAAAAGCACGTTGGGGTAGACACAATGTAATAAAAGGGAAAATTAAAGTAGAATTATCAAAAGAAGTTGATGCTACAAAAATTACATTGAAAGAAGCTCAGGCAATGATTGAGAAGAAAACGCCTAAGAAGAAAGCAAAAGCAGCACCAAAGAAAAAAGCTGCGCCTAAGAAAAAGGCAAAATAA